The Herminiimonas arsenitoxidans genome window below encodes:
- a CDS encoding alpha/beta fold hydrolase translates to MTSMINFNQISVQQDDPMDVVCRGDGAVTIVALHGIQGTRASWQPVTEALGDQVRWVLPNMRGRGQAFRGHGDADYSLDEFAKEIAKVITRYVTTPRYVLAGWSMGVSVTLATMALLKEQGVPLPQALILMSGSPVLQQTSWFHATEHGALLQEITAREQRLGLRDAADRDAVAWSWQSISQSDQRALLPTMDLPVLIVHGSADEDSPYVHAQLLKRGLPQAQLSTIDDAMHSILTQNTARVVDEMRAFLSDLPTLRSSHEK, encoded by the coding sequence ATGACTAGTATGATAAATTTCAATCAGATTTCTGTACAGCAAGACGATCCAATGGACGTGGTTTGTCGCGGTGATGGTGCAGTCACGATCGTAGCGTTGCATGGAATCCAGGGAACACGTGCCAGCTGGCAGCCAGTAACCGAGGCCTTGGGCGATCAAGTTCGCTGGGTATTACCGAATATGCGCGGACGTGGCCAGGCTTTTCGCGGGCATGGCGACGCAGATTACAGTCTCGACGAGTTCGCCAAAGAAATCGCTAAAGTCATTACCCGCTATGTGACTACGCCGCGCTATGTACTAGCCGGCTGGAGCATGGGTGTGTCGGTCACGTTGGCGACCATGGCTTTGCTGAAGGAACAGGGCGTGCCCCTGCCGCAAGCTTTGATCCTGATGTCGGGTAGCCCGGTATTGCAGCAAACCAGTTGGTTCCATGCCACCGAGCATGGCGCCTTGCTGCAAGAAATCACGGCGCGGGAACAAAGACTGGGTTTGCGCGATGCGGCAGACCGTGACGCAGTCGCCTGGAGTTGGCAAAGCATTAGCCAAAGCGATCAGCGCGCTTTGTTGCCGACGATGGATTTGCCGGTTCTGATCGTACATGGCAGCGCCGATGAAGACTCGCCTTATGTGCATGCGCAGTTATTAAAACGCGGTTTGCCACAAGCACAACTGAGCACGATAGACGATGCGATGCACAGCATCCTCACGCAAAACACAGCGCGCGTTGTTGACGAAATGCGCGCTTTTTTATCTGATCTTCCAACCCTGCGGAGTTCCCATGAGAAGTAA
- a CDS encoding GntR family transcriptional regulator, whose amino-acid sequence MSSPQSAMQDMAEPKLKLTDIAYEQIEEAIITLRIPPGSVISELTLSEMLNIGRTPIREAIQRLAREHLLLVLPQRGLLVPEIDLRKQLKLLETRREVERLVCKSAARRALPEERERFARLHDEFIHSAATDDDVAFLRSDREFNELSLVAARNEFAEGAMRLMHGLSRRFWYFHYKQAADVPEMARLHAAVAGAIAKGDVNAAGESLDLLLDNIETFTKATLMSDM is encoded by the coding sequence ATGTCGTCCCCTCAATCTGCAATGCAAGACATGGCCGAACCCAAGCTCAAGCTGACTGATATCGCTTACGAACAAATCGAAGAAGCGATCATCACCTTGCGCATTCCGCCTGGATCAGTGATTTCCGAACTGACCTTGAGCGAGATGCTGAATATCGGTCGCACCCCAATTCGTGAAGCCATCCAGCGTCTGGCGCGTGAGCACTTATTGCTGGTACTGCCACAACGCGGCTTGCTGGTTCCTGAAATCGATCTGCGCAAACAACTCAAGCTGCTGGAAACACGTCGTGAAGTAGAGCGCCTAGTCTGCAAGAGCGCCGCGCGCCGCGCATTGCCTGAAGAACGTGAGCGCTTTGCGCGATTGCACGATGAATTCATACATTCCGCAGCTACCGACGATGACGTTGCCTTCTTGCGCTCCGACCGGGAATTCAATGAATTGTCGCTAGTTGCAGCGCGTAATGAATTTGCCGAAGGTGCGATGCGCTTGATGCATGGTCTATCACGTCGCTTCTGGTACTTCCACTACAAACAAGCTGCCGACGTACCTGAAATGGCACGCTTGCATGCCGCAGTCGCAGGAGCCATTGCCAAAGGTGATGTGAATGCAGCCGGCGAAAGTCTCGACCTGCTGCTGGATAACATCGAAACCTTCACCAAAGCCACACTGATGTCGGATATGTAA
- a CDS encoding sterol desaturase family protein yields the protein MMSERQRKFREQYKADISPLYNGLLHIGVMYATGIAAIWYCLTQLQNAGWEWLIVIPVFLAGNFVEWAMHRFVMHRKIDVYALRAIYDRHTRQHHQYFTDNEATIDTTREFRIVFFPWRVLITLGVGGLTLGYLASIIINANAGYILFMTMVAQYLIYETFHYCCHVHENWFVRNVPFINTIRRHHTAHHNQGIMMKYNMNLTFPIADWVMGTTDLDRGLLGHLFNGYSEKHIKEDLKPIIKRFRYDDSRVTLDGPQLTKEEEATIDRGLVI from the coding sequence ATGATGAGTGAACGCCAGCGGAAATTCCGCGAACAATACAAGGCCGACATCAGTCCGCTTTACAACGGTTTATTGCATATCGGCGTGATGTACGCGACCGGTATAGCCGCAATCTGGTATTGCCTGACGCAATTGCAGAATGCAGGCTGGGAATGGTTGATCGTTATTCCGGTATTTTTGGCAGGTAATTTTGTCGAATGGGCCATGCACCGCTTTGTCATGCATCGCAAAATCGATGTCTATGCATTGCGTGCGATTTACGACCGGCATACCCGTCAACATCATCAATACTTCACTGACAATGAAGCGACGATAGATACAACACGTGAATTCCGCATTGTGTTTTTCCCGTGGCGCGTCTTGATTACCTTGGGTGTGGGTGGCTTGACGCTGGGTTATCTGGCATCAATCATCATCAATGCGAACGCAGGTTACATCCTGTTCATGACGATGGTTGCGCAGTATTTGATCTACGAAACATTCCACTATTGCTGTCACGTGCATGAGAACTGGTTTGTACGCAACGTCCCGTTCATCAATACGATCCGTCGTCACCATACTGCACATCACAATCAAGGGATCATGATGAAGTACAACATGAACCTGACCTTCCCGATTGCTGACTGGGTGATGGGTACGACAGATCTGGACCGCGGTTTGCTGGGCCATCTGTTCAACGGCTATAGCGAAAAGCACATCAAGGAAGATCTCAAGCCGATCATCAAGCGCTTCCGTTACGACGATTCTCGCGTAACGCTGGACGGCCCGCAGTTGACCAAGGAAGAAGAAGCAACCATCGATCGCGGTCTGGTGATTTGA
- a CDS encoding TerC family protein has product MLELISDPQIWMAFITLTALELVLGIDNIIFISILVDKLPVERREFARKLGLFIAMFMRIGLLMVLAWIVGLTAPLFTVMNQEISGRDLILIGGGLFLIWKSTGEIHQSLEGEEGHTSSTVKATFTAVILQIMVVDMVFSLDSIITAVGMVEQIEVMVAAVISSVALMMLFAGPIGRFVSRHPSIKILALAFLVAIGIVLIAEGFDQHIPKAYIYSAMAFALVVELINIRMRSRAKPVHLHAPYASDEAATDK; this is encoded by the coding sequence ATGCTTGAACTGATCTCAGATCCACAAATCTGGATGGCCTTCATTACCTTGACCGCACTGGAGCTGGTGCTGGGCATAGACAACATCATTTTTATTTCGATATTGGTCGACAAGCTTCCGGTCGAACGACGAGAATTCGCGCGCAAGCTGGGCTTGTTCATCGCCATGTTCATGCGCATAGGCTTGCTGATGGTATTGGCCTGGATAGTCGGCCTGACGGCACCACTATTTACCGTCATGAATCAGGAAATCTCGGGGCGAGACTTGATACTGATAGGTGGCGGACTATTTCTGATCTGGAAAAGTACGGGGGAGATCCATCAATCGCTGGAAGGTGAAGAGGGCCACACGTCGAGCACGGTCAAGGCCACCTTCACTGCCGTGATTCTGCAGATCATGGTGGTCGATATGGTGTTTTCGCTGGACTCCATCATTACGGCGGTCGGCATGGTTGAGCAGATCGAAGTGATGGTAGCCGCAGTGATTTCTTCCGTTGCCTTGATGATGCTGTTTGCCGGACCGATCGGCCGCTTCGTCTCACGCCATCCATCGATCAAGATTTTGGCGCTGGCATTCCTGGTCGCCATTGGTATTGTGCTGATTGCTGAAGGCTTCGATCAACACATACCCAAAGCCTATATCTATAGCGCGATGGCATTTGCACTGGTGGTGGAGTTGATCAACATCCGCATGCGTTCACGCGCCAAACCCGTGCATCTGCATGCGCCGTATGCGTCCGACGAAGCAGCAACGGATAAATAA
- a CDS encoding SulP family inorganic anion transporter has product MNSGFDIKRFFPFLNWPRPTVASLKNDAWAGISVGLVLIPQAVAYATLAGMPAATGLYAALIPSVIGILWGSSALLAVGPAALTSLLVFGSLSPMAVPASMQWVTLAIWLSIYTGGIQFLLGAFRLGGLANLVSQPVIIGFINAAAIIIMMSQLPALIGVPDLFVANIGDVFARVIDAPSIMLMTSLFGIGSLILLIASKRFFPRFPGILLVTILGTALSWAVGYNATGAAIVGDIDKGLPPLVWPSAISFDQHRDLWSAALVLALISFTEAMSSCRVLARKRRERWDENQELIGQGLAKMASGFSGAFPVSGSFSRSALNLYAGATSAWSTLFSALCVLFSLLFLADLLYYLPRAVLAAMIIVPVFGLFDFSAFKRLFVISRDDAAIAIVTFVVTIIAMPRLHWGVVAGITLTMVSYLYRHMQPRIIEVSEHEDGTLRDSLRFELPRLAPGVLAVRIDAALNFLTGAALERFVVARCSADHDIRSVLLCVGSVNDIDASGVDTLESLHATLHSQGITLYVSAIKKQVWDVLDNAGWIKALGQEHIFMTDHEAILAMRKTA; this is encoded by the coding sequence ATGAATTCTGGTTTCGACATCAAACGGTTTTTCCCTTTCCTTAATTGGCCGCGGCCGACTGTTGCTTCGTTGAAGAACGATGCGTGGGCAGGTATCAGCGTTGGTCTGGTCTTGATTCCGCAAGCGGTGGCGTATGCGACTTTGGCCGGGATGCCGGCAGCAACCGGTTTGTATGCGGCCTTGATTCCGAGTGTGATTGGTATCTTGTGGGGCTCGTCAGCCTTGCTGGCGGTTGGTCCGGCGGCGCTGACCAGTTTGCTGGTGTTCGGTTCGTTGTCACCGATGGCAGTACCGGCGAGTATGCAATGGGTGACGTTGGCAATCTGGTTATCGATTTATACCGGCGGGATACAGTTTTTGCTCGGTGCATTTCGGCTCGGTGGTTTGGCGAATCTGGTGTCGCAGCCGGTCATCATCGGCTTTATCAATGCGGCGGCCATCATCATCATGATGTCGCAATTGCCGGCCTTGATCGGTGTGCCCGATTTGTTCGTGGCGAATATAGGTGATGTATTTGCACGCGTCATCGATGCACCTTCCATCATGCTGATGACCAGCCTATTCGGCATAGGCTCCTTGATTTTGCTGATCGCGAGCAAGCGTTTCTTTCCGCGTTTCCCTGGAATTTTGCTGGTGACGATACTCGGCACCGCATTAAGCTGGGCGGTCGGCTACAACGCGACTGGCGCAGCGATCGTTGGCGATATCGACAAGGGTTTGCCACCACTAGTTTGGCCATCAGCGATTTCATTCGATCAGCATCGCGATCTGTGGTCGGCGGCTTTGGTGCTGGCTTTGATCAGTTTTACCGAAGCGATGTCGAGTTGCCGCGTGTTGGCACGCAAGCGACGTGAGCGTTGGGATGAGAATCAGGAATTGATCGGTCAGGGTTTGGCGAAAATGGCGAGTGGTTTCAGCGGTGCCTTCCCGGTCAGCGGTTCTTTTTCGCGTTCGGCGCTTAATCTGTATGCAGGTGCGACTAGCGCGTGGTCAACCTTGTTCAGTGCCTTGTGCGTGTTGTTCAGTTTATTGTTTTTGGCAGATCTGCTGTATTACCTGCCGCGCGCGGTATTGGCGGCGATGATTATCGTGCCGGTATTTGGCTTGTTCGATTTTTCTGCATTCAAGCGCTTGTTTGTAATCTCGCGCGATGATGCGGCGATTGCGATAGTGACCTTTGTTGTGACGATAATCGCGATGCCGCGTTTGCATTGGGGTGTGGTCGCGGGTATTACGCTGACGATGGTGTCTTATCTGTATCGTCACATGCAGCCGCGCATTATTGAAGTCAGCGAGCATGAAGATGGCACTTTGCGCGACAGCCTGCGCTTTGAATTGCCACGACTGGCTCCCGGTGTGCTGGCGGTGCGTATCGATGCTGCGCTCAACTTTCTGACTGGTGCAGCGTTGGAGCGTTTTGTGGTTGCGCGTTGCAGCGCCGATCACGATATCCGTTCGGTATTGCTATGTGTAGGTTCGGTCAATGATATCGATGCCAGTGGCGTCGATACGCTGGAATCCTTGCATGCAACTTTGCACAGTCAAGGTATTACTTTGTATGTGTCTGCCATCAAGAAGCAGGTGTGGGATGTGCTGGATAATGCGGGCTGGATCAAGGCCTTGGGGCAGGAGCATATCTTCATGACTGATCATGAAGCGATACTGGCGATGCGGAAAACCGCCTGA
- a CDS encoding DUF3717 domain-containing protein: MDITLPELEEAINYWRNLRPSLGEERALSPEVNELAKLYALMIFHQQKSISYTSLDQACRQLIDAWRKQTA; the protein is encoded by the coding sequence ATGGATATCACACTGCCAGAGCTGGAAGAAGCGATCAACTATTGGCGCAACTTGCGTCCCTCACTAGGTGAGGAGCGCGCGCTATCGCCGGAAGTCAACGAACTGGCAAAGCTGTACGCGCTAATGATCTTCCATCAACAAAAATCCATCTCCTACACATCTTTGGATCAGGCTTGCCGACAATTGATCGATGCCTGGCGCAAACAAACTGCCTGA
- a CDS encoding B12-binding domain-containing radical SAM protein, producing MTILLSTLNARYTHASLGLRYLQANMGDLQDVTQLQEFVIGARTTDMAEKLLQNKPRIIGFGVYIWNVEETTKLVALLKRVAPEVVIVLGGPEVSYESSEQSIVQLADYLVTGWGDVTFPQLCKQILHGPKPLMKIHAGVQPPLAELNMPYDLYTEDDIKNRTLYVEASRGCPFKCEFCLSALDKTAWPFDLDKFLSELESLHARGARLFKFVDRTFNLNIKSSLKIMQFFLDKLEAYPEDPVYAHFEVVPDHLPDALKEGIKKFPAGTLQFEIGIQSFNPDVQTLVSRKQNNEKAAENIRWLCENSHAHLHVDLIAGLPGEDIASFAQGFDRLLELKPHEIQFGILKRLRGTPIIRHTETYGLVFDPHPPYTILATDRIDFNAMQQLVRFARYWDLIANSGRFAHTLPLILHASASDSPFANFMRLSNWLYATTDATNRIALERLAVLVAQWLVTEGMDEEEASDVLRSDYAGQANTKLKAQAARKTEKALLQRQAQHMAVS from the coding sequence ATGACCATACTGCTTTCCACACTCAACGCCCGTTACACGCATGCATCGCTGGGTTTGCGCTATCTGCAGGCAAACATGGGCGACTTGCAGGACGTCACGCAATTGCAGGAATTCGTCATCGGCGCGCGTACGACCGATATGGCTGAAAAGCTATTGCAAAACAAGCCACGCATCATCGGTTTCGGCGTCTATATCTGGAATGTGGAAGAAACCACCAAGCTGGTCGCCCTGCTCAAGCGCGTCGCGCCGGAAGTGGTGATCGTGCTGGGCGGGCCGGAAGTGTCGTATGAGTCATCCGAGCAGAGTATCGTGCAACTGGCGGACTATCTGGTCACTGGTTGGGGCGACGTCACCTTCCCGCAATTGTGCAAACAGATCTTGCACGGTCCAAAGCCATTGATGAAGATACATGCCGGTGTGCAACCGCCATTGGCTGAGTTGAACATGCCGTATGACTTGTACACCGAAGACGACATCAAGAACCGCACGCTGTATGTAGAAGCGTCGCGCGGTTGTCCGTTCAAATGCGAATTCTGTTTGTCAGCACTGGACAAGACCGCATGGCCTTTCGATCTGGATAAATTCCTGAGTGAGCTGGAATCGCTGCATGCGCGCGGCGCACGCTTGTTCAAATTCGTCGATCGTACTTTCAATCTAAATATCAAATCCAGCTTGAAGATCATGCAGTTCTTCCTCGACAAGCTAGAAGCGTATCCGGAAGATCCGGTCTATGCCCACTTTGAAGTGGTGCCCGATCATTTGCCGGATGCCTTGAAAGAAGGCATCAAGAAATTCCCGGCCGGTACGCTGCAGTTTGAAATCGGCATCCAGAGTTTCAATCCCGATGTGCAGACCTTGGTCAGTCGCAAACAGAATAATGAAAAAGCAGCGGAAAATATCCGTTGGCTGTGCGAGAACTCGCATGCGCATTTGCACGTTGATTTGATTGCCGGTTTGCCGGGTGAAGATATAGCCAGCTTCGCACAAGGCTTTGATCGTTTGCTGGAACTGAAGCCGCATGAAATTCAATTCGGTATCTTGAAGCGCTTGCGTGGCACACCGATTATTCGCCATACCGAAACTTACGGCCTGGTGTTTGATCCGCATCCACCGTACACGATCTTGGCGACGGATCGTATCGACTTCAATGCGATGCAGCAGTTGGTACGCTTTGCCCGCTACTGGGATTTGATTGCCAACTCGGGACGTTTTGCACATACCTTGCCGTTGATATTGCACGCGTCTGCATCGGATTCGCCATTTGCCAACTTCATGCGTTTATCGAATTGGTTGTATGCGACTACCGATGCGACCAACCGGATTGCATTGGAACGGCTGGCGGTGCTGGTCGCACAATGGCTGGTGACGGAAGGCATGGATGAGGAAGAGGCGAGCGATGTGTTGCGTAGCGATTATGCGGGGCAAGCCAATACCAAGCTGAAGGCACAGGCGGCGCGTAAGACGGAGAAAGCCTTGTTGCAACGCCAGGCGCAGCACATGGCGGTAAGTTGA
- a CDS encoding M15 family metallopeptidase, with protein sequence MVSTVHAASRISEVSNDACNTMRQQGVLQKDAPVTCAQLRIVHFSYLDFDGKLRDDGEIMVMAAAAEHVQAIFDTLLKRKFAIAGARLMDHYHGDDLAAMRDNNTSAFNDRRITNGNAPSLHAYGLAIDINPIQNPYLQFEADGKAVYSPTAGSKYANRLSIRPGKPARKGMAEEVVDVFAEHGFLIWGGNWDAPIDYQHFQVSRPLAERLAALPVTQARAVFNAYVERYRSCVLSRKDQNRIAAQATCATSVERGSP encoded by the coding sequence ATGGTCAGCACTGTCCATGCCGCATCACGCATCAGCGAAGTCAGCAACGACGCCTGCAATACGATGCGCCAGCAGGGCGTCTTGCAAAAAGATGCGCCTGTCACTTGTGCGCAACTACGCATCGTGCATTTTTCCTATCTGGATTTCGATGGCAAATTGCGTGACGATGGCGAAATCATGGTGATGGCAGCGGCAGCCGAACACGTACAAGCGATCTTCGATACGCTATTGAAACGCAAATTCGCTATCGCCGGCGCACGCTTGATGGACCACTACCACGGCGACGATCTGGCCGCCATGCGCGACAACAACACCTCCGCCTTTAACGACAGACGCATCACCAACGGCAACGCGCCATCGCTGCATGCTTATGGTTTGGCAATCGATATCAATCCGATACAAAACCCGTATCTGCAATTTGAAGCAGACGGCAAGGCTGTCTACAGCCCGACTGCCGGCAGCAAGTACGCCAATCGCCTGTCCATCCGTCCCGGCAAACCTGCGCGCAAGGGCATGGCGGAAGAAGTGGTCGATGTCTTTGCCGAGCACGGCTTTTTGATCTGGGGCGGCAACTGGGATGCACCTATTGATTATCAGCATTTTCAAGTCAGCCGCCCTTTGGCAGAACGTCTGGCGGCCTTGCCTGTTACGCAGGCGCGCGCCGTTTTCAATGCGTATGTCGAGCGCTATCGTTCCTGCGTACTAAGCCGCAAGGATCAGAATCGCATCGCCGCCCAGGCGACTTGTGCAACTTCTGTTGAACGCGGCAGCCCTTAA
- the corA gene encoding magnesium/cobalt transporter CorA encodes MLINCVAYQDGNKLSDIPIEEISDYLQRPDCFVWVALKDAEPAELEQMQEEFNLHELAVEDARNGHQRPKIEEYGDSLFTVVKTAEMIDGELQIGEIDIFTGKNYVLSVRNRSNQGFLGVRARCEQEPEQLRKGSAFVLYALMDAVVDRYFPVVESLESELEKIEDKIFEKGLARLNIERLYDLKRQVVMLKHVVAPLMEAVGKLSGGRVPVLCESTRDYFRDVGDHLYRINALTDAIRETAATAIQVNLSMVTIEESEVNKRLAAWAAIFAVATAFFGLWGMNFKFMPELDWKYGYPISVLLVVCVCSYLYYRFKKSGWL; translated from the coding sequence ATGCTCATCAATTGCGTCGCCTATCAGGACGGCAATAAATTATCCGACATTCCCATCGAGGAAATCAGTGACTATCTGCAACGTCCAGACTGCTTCGTCTGGGTTGCGTTGAAAGATGCAGAACCGGCAGAGCTGGAACAGATGCAGGAAGAATTCAATCTGCATGAGCTCGCGGTGGAAGATGCGCGCAATGGTCATCAACGTCCGAAAATAGAAGAATATGGTGATTCGCTTTTTACCGTGGTCAAGACTGCGGAAATGATAGATGGCGAATTACAAATAGGCGAGATCGATATTTTCACCGGCAAGAATTATGTCTTGTCAGTACGCAATCGCAGCAATCAAGGTTTCCTTGGTGTGCGCGCACGTTGCGAACAGGAGCCGGAGCAATTGCGCAAAGGCTCGGCCTTCGTGCTGTATGCCTTGATGGATGCGGTAGTCGATCGCTACTTCCCGGTGGTGGAAAGTCTGGAAAGCGAACTGGAAAAGATCGAAGACAAGATTTTTGAAAAAGGTCTGGCGCGTCTGAACATCGAACGTCTATACGATCTGAAACGACAAGTGGTGATGCTCAAGCACGTGGTTGCACCACTGATGGAAGCGGTCGGAAAATTATCTGGCGGACGCGTACCGGTACTGTGCGAAAGCACGCGCGATTACTTTCGCGATGTCGGCGATCATCTGTATCGCATCAATGCGCTGACCGACGCGATCCGCGAAACCGCCGCCACTGCGATTCAGGTTAACTTGTCGATGGTGACGATTGAAGAAAGTGAAGTGAATAAACGTCTGGCCGCATGGGCTGCGATTTTTGCGGTGGCTACCGCCTTCTTCGGCCTGTGGGGCATGAACTTCAAGTTCATGCCGGAACTGGACTGGAAGTACGGCTACCCCATCTCAGTGCTGCTGGTGGTCTGCGTCTGCAGCTATCTGTATTACCGCTTCAAAAAATCCGGCTGGCTATAG
- a CDS encoding NAD(P)/FAD-dependent oxidoreductase: MLRLTDVQLPLDHSEEDLLAAIIARLGINAGDLIKHTVFRRGYDARKKNAIVMVYTLDVEVRDQDQHAKRLQGNRHVTIAPDTSYHFVAQAPADLTMRPVVIGFGPCGIFAALILAQMGFRPLILERGKEVRERTKDTFGLWRKRELHPESNVQFGEGGAGTFSDGKLWSQVKDPKHYGRKVLMEFVKADAPEEIMYVSKPHIGTFRLVKMVELMREEIVRLGGEFRFESKVDDIEIADGKVCGLKLADGSHIETDHVVLAIGHSARDTFEMLHARGIYLEPKAFSIGFRIEHPQSLIDACRLGPNAGHPVLGAADYKLVYHASNGRSVYSFCMCPGGTVVAASSEPGRVVTNGMSQYSRNERNANAGIVVGITPADYPGHALAGMEFQRQWESRAFELGGGNYDAPGQLVGDFIADRPSTEFGSVMPSYKPGVKLGDLNTSLPSYVIAAIREALPAFEKQIKGFSMNDAVLTGVETRTSSPISIKRNDDDLQSINTRGLFPAGEGAGYAGGIMSAAIDGIRVAEAVALSMLEGIARGTTK; this comes from the coding sequence ATGCTGCGACTCACTGACGTTCAACTCCCTTTAGACCACTCCGAAGAAGACCTGCTAGCCGCGATTATTGCGCGACTTGGTATCAATGCAGGCGACCTGATCAAGCACACGGTTTTTCGTCGTGGTTACGATGCGCGCAAGAAAAACGCGATCGTGATGGTCTACACGCTCGATGTCGAAGTACGTGATCAAGACCAGCATGCGAAGCGCTTGCAAGGCAATCGTCACGTCACGATTGCGCCCGACACCAGTTACCATTTTGTGGCGCAAGCGCCTGCCGACCTGACCATGCGTCCGGTCGTGATTGGTTTCGGCCCTTGCGGCATTTTCGCCGCGCTGATTCTGGCACAAATGGGTTTTCGTCCGCTTATTCTGGAGCGCGGAAAGGAAGTGCGCGAACGCACCAAAGATACCTTCGGTTTGTGGCGCAAACGTGAACTGCATCCGGAATCGAATGTGCAATTTGGTGAGGGCGGTGCCGGTACTTTTTCCGACGGCAAGCTGTGGAGTCAGGTAAAAGATCCCAAGCATTACGGTCGCAAAGTACTGATGGAATTTGTGAAGGCTGATGCGCCGGAAGAAATCATGTACGTCAGCAAGCCGCACATAGGTACTTTCCGTCTGGTGAAGATGGTCGAGCTGATGCGTGAAGAGATCGTCAGGCTGGGCGGCGAATTCCGTTTCGAGAGCAAGGTCGATGATATTGAAATCGCAGACGGTAAGGTTTGCGGCCTCAAACTGGCTGATGGCTCGCATATAGAAACCGATCACGTTGTCTTGGCTATCGGTCACAGTGCGCGCGATACTTTTGAGATGCTGCACGCACGTGGCATTTACCTTGAGCCGAAAGCGTTTTCTATCGGCTTTCGCATTGAACATCCACAATCACTGATCGACGCATGTCGTTTGGGGCCGAACGCCGGCCATCCGGTCTTGGGTGCAGCCGATTACAAACTGGTTTATCACGCCAGCAATGGCCGTTCGGTTTACAGCTTCTGTATGTGCCCGGGCGGTACGGTTGTTGCCGCATCTTCCGAGCCAGGTCGCGTCGTCACTAACGGCATGAGTCAGTACTCGCGCAATGAGCGTAATGCGAATGCAGGCATCGTGGTTGGCATCACGCCAGCCGATTATCCTGGTCATGCTTTGGCCGGCATGGAGTTTCAACGTCAGTGGGAATCACGCGCGTTCGAACTTGGCGGCGGCAATTATGATGCGCCGGGGCAGTTAGTGGGTGACTTTATCGCAGATCGTCCTTCGACGGAATTCGGCTCTGTGATGCCGTCATACAAACCGGGCGTCAAGCTTGGCGATTTGAATACGTCATTGCCGAGCTACGTGATAGCCGCGATACGCGAAGCATTGCCGGCATTTGAAAAACAGATCAAGGGATTTTCGATGAACGATGCGGTGTTGACCGGTGTGGAAACACGTACCTCATCGCCGATTAGCATCAAGCGTAACGACGACGATTTGCAGAGCATCAACACGCGCGGTTTGTTCCCCGCCGGTGAAGGTGCTGGTTATGCCGGCGGCATTATGTCGGCGGCGATCGACGGCATACGTGTAGCGGAAGCCGTTGCGCTCAGTATGTTGGAAGGTATTGCGCGCGGTACAACGAAATAA
- a CDS encoding chemotaxis protein CheW produces MAANSTQSVTDAMSGESLEFLSFTLGNEEYGVSIQKVQELRGYDTVTRIANAPDFIKGVVNLRGIIVPIIDMRIKFNLGSPTYDQFTVVVILNIGGRVVGMVVDSVSDVITLTPEQIKPAPEMGGALATDYLVGLGTVDQRMLILVDIDKLMSSNEMGLIEQHAL; encoded by the coding sequence ATGGCCGCAAACAGCACACAATCCGTCACCGATGCAATGTCAGGCGAATCGCTGGAATTTTTATCTTTCACACTGGGTAACGAAGAGTACGGCGTTTCCATACAAAAAGTGCAGGAACTGCGCGGTTACGATACCGTCACGCGCATCGCAAATGCTCCCGACTTCATCAAGGGCGTCGTCAATCTGCGCGGCATCATCGTGCCTATCATCGACATGCGCATCAAGTTCAATCTCGGCTCACCGACTTACGATCAATTTACCGTTGTCGTGATACTCAACATCGGCGGTCGCGTGGTGGGCATGGTGGTCGATAGCGTGTCCGACGTCATTACCTTGACACCTGAGCAAATCAAACCTGCACCGGAAATGGGCGGCGCACTGGCTACCGATTATCTGGTTGGCCTGGGCACCGTCGATCAGCGCATGTTGATTCTGGTCGATATCGACAAGCTGATGTCCAGCAACGAAATGGGTTTGATCGAACAGCACGCGTTGTAA